The Brachyhypopomus gauderio isolate BG-103 chromosome 1, BGAUD_0.2, whole genome shotgun sequence genome includes a window with the following:
- the sema3fb gene encoding semaphorin-3F: protein MLWDSLCAVRTLLVLCALGPGLATDPLSPAPRVFLSFKELRSTGTAHHFSFLLNTSDYRILRMDEDNDRVYIGSKDYILSLDLHNVNQEPLIIHWPVSLQRKTECVLSGKDINGECGNFVRLIEPWNRTHLYVCGTGAYNPVCTHVNRGRKPMTPLHLQMPQTRGRASRAIDLETTPDEAGLQEYIFHLEPGKEDSGKGKCPYDPKLNSVSALINGELYAGVYVDFMGTDSAIFRTLGKSTAMRTDQYNSRWLNDPSFVHVHLIPDSAEKNDDKLYFFFREKSLDMGQSPKSESRIGRICLNDDGGHCCLVNKWSTFLKARLICSVPGADGIETHFDNLRDVYIQPTQDTKNPVIYGVFSVSGSVFKGSAVCVYSMADVRMVFNGPFSHKEGPNYQWVAYTGKIPYPRPGTCPGGTFTPNMKSTKDYPDEVINFMRNHPTMYNAVYPVHKRPLVVRTNVDYEFTTIAVDQVTASDGNYEVLFLGTDKGTVQKVIVLPRDDLQTEELVLEEVEVFKVPTPVTTMKISSKRQQLYAASAVGVTQFALHRCDVYGEACADCCLARDPYCAWDGKSCSRYSASHKRRSRRQDVKYGNPIRQCRGYNSNINKNTLEAVQYGVESSSTFLECQARSPHATIKWHFHRDNSDRRKEVRSDGRVLKTDQGLLLRSLQSSDSGIYVCTATEKSFKHTLVKLQLVVLSSQAVNHMLVETGRPAVSALQAGAWTPSTGQYKDLLTILSQPEMGLINQYCQDYWQLGDPLSETFKAKDLKELKEQKKPRNRRHHGEEEEDEEET, encoded by the exons AGCTGAGATCCACGGGCACGGCGCACCACTTCTCCTTCCTGCTCAACACTTCCGATTACCGCATCCTGCGCATGGACGAGGACAACGACCGCGTGTACATCGGCTCCAAGGACTACATCCTCTCACTCGACCTGCACAACGTCAACCAGGAGCCGCTTATC atccaCTGGCCAGTTTCTCTACAGAGGAAAACGGAGTGTGTTTTAAGTGGCAAAGACATAAAT GGGGAGTGCGGTAATTTCGTCCGCCTGATCGAGCCCTGGAACAGGACGCACCTCTACGTGTGTGGAACAGGTGCCTACAACCCTGTGTGCACGCATGTCAACCGTGGACGCAAGCCAATG ACGCCGTTGCACCTGCAGATGCCCCAGACGAGGGGGAGGGCGAGTCGTGCCATTGACCTGGAGACGACACCTGATGAGGCAGGACTACAG GAGTACATCTTCCACTTGGAGCCAGGCAAGGAGGATTCTGGGAAAGGAAAGTGCCCATACGACCCGAAGCTGAACAGTGTCTCTGCTCTGATCA aTGGGGAGTTGTATGCGGGCGTGTATGTCGACTTCATGGGAACGGACTCGGCTATTTTCCGCACGCTGGGGAAAAGCACCGCCATGCGCACGGACCAGTACAACTCCAGATGGCTGAACG ATCCTTCTTTCGTGCATGTGCACCTCATCCCGGACAGTGCAGAGAAGAATGATGACAAACTCTACTTCTTCTTCCGAGAGAAGTCGCTGGACATGGGCCAGAGCCCCAAATCGGAGTCCCGCATCGGGCGCATCTGCCTG AACGACGACGGTGGGCACTGCTGTCTGGTGAACAAGTGGAGCACATTCCTCAAAGCCCGCCTCATCTGCTCTGTCCCTGGGGCTGATGGGATAGAAACACATTTTGACAACCTCC gagaTGTATATATACAACCCACACAGGACACTAAGAATCCAGTCATCTATGGGGTCTTTTCCGTctctgg CTCAGTGTTCAAGGGGTCTGCCGTGTGCGTCTACTCCATGGCTGATGTTCGGATGGTGTTCAATGGGCCGTTCTCTCACAAAGAGGGTCCCAACTACCAGTGGGTGGCATACACGGGCAAGATCCCCTACCCACGCCCTGGAACG TGTCCAGGAGGGACCTTCACTCCCAACATGAAGTCCACCAAGGACTACCCTGACGAGGTCATCAACTTCATGCGCAACCACCCCACCATGTACAACGCTGTGTATCCGGTTCacaagcgccccctagtggttaGGACCAACGTAGACTACGAGTTCACCACCATCGCTGTAGACCAGGTTACGGCGTCTGACGGCAACTACGAGGTGCTCTTCCTGGGTACAG ACAAGGGGACGGTACAGAAGGTGATCGTGCTGCCCAGAGACGACCTCCAGACAGAGGAGCTGGTCcttgaggaggtggaggtgttcaAG gttccCACTCCTGTTACTACTATGAAGATTTCCTCTAAACGG CAACAGCTGTATGCGGCGTCGGCGGTGGGCGTGACCCAGTTTGCCCTGCACCGTTGTGACGTGTACGGTGAAGCGTGCGCCGACTGCTGCCTGGCCCGTGACCCCTACTGCGCCTGGGACGGCAAGTCCTGCTCACGCTACTCAGCGTCGCACAAGAG GCGTAGTCGGAGGCAGGATGTGAAGTATGGGAACCCAATACGGCAGTGTCGGGGATACAACTCCAACA tcaatAAGAACACCCTAGAAGCAGTACAGTATGGTGTGGAGAGCAGCAGCACATTTTTAGAGTGCCAGGCCAGATCTCCACATGCTACCATCAAATGGCACTTCCATAGAGACAATAGTGACCGCAGaaaagag GTGCGCTCGGATGGGCGTGTGCTGAAGACGGATCAGGGTCTGCTCCTCCGATCACTGCAGTCATCTGACTCGGGCATCTACGTGTGCACAGCCACAGAGAAGAGCTTCAAACACACCCTGGTCAAGCTGCAGCTAGTGGTGCTGTCCAGCCAGGCGGTGAACCACATGCTGGTGGAGACGGGCCGGCCAGCCGTCTCAGCCCTGCAGGCGGGCGCCTGGACGCCCAGCACGGGCCAGTACAAGGACCTCCTGACCATCCTCAGCCAGCCTGAGATGGGCCTCATCAACCAGTACTGTCAGGACTACTGGCAGCTGGGGGACCCACTGAGTGAAACCTTCAAAGCCAAAGACCTAAAAGAGCTGAAGGAGCAGAAGAAACCCAGGAACCGTCGGCATCAcggcgaagaggaggaggacgaagaAGAGACATGA